In the genome of Anomalospiza imberbis isolate Cuckoo-Finch-1a 21T00152 chromosome 11, ASM3175350v1, whole genome shotgun sequence, one region contains:
- the LRRN1 gene encoding leucine-rich repeat neuronal protein 1, with protein MAKVRVVLTVCQLVLELLMNSLTESSIQSSECPQLCVCEIRPWFTPQSTYREATTVDCNDLRLTKIPSNLSSDTQVLLLQSNNIAKTTDELQQLFNLTELDFSQNNFTSIRDVGLSNLTQLTTLHLEENQITEMTDYCLQDLCNLQELYINHNQISSISANAFSGLKNLLRLHLNSNKLKVIDSRWFDSTPNLEILMIGENPVIGILDMNFKPLSNLRSLVLAGMYLTDIPGNALVGLDSLESLSFYDNKLVKVPQLALEKVPNLKFLDLNKNPIHKIQEGDFKNMLRLKELGINNMGELVSVDRYALDNLPELTKLEATNNPKLSYIHRLAFRNVPALESLMLNNNALNAVYQKTVESLPNLREISIHSNPLRCDCVIHWINSNKTNIRFMEPLSMFCAMPPEYRGQQVKEVLIQDSNEQCLPMISHETFPNHLNLDIGMTVFLDCRAMAEPEPEIYWVTPLGNKVTVESLSDKYKLSSEGTLEISNIQVEDSGRYTCVAQNIEGADTRVATIRVNGTLLDGTQVLKIYVKQAESHSILVSWKVNSNVMTSNLKWSSATMKIDNPHITYTARVPVDVHEYNLTHLQPSTDYEVCLTVSNIHQQTQRSCVNVTTKNAAFALDISDQETSTALAAVMGSMFAVISLASVSVYIAKRFKRKNYHHSLKKYMQKTSSIPLNELYPPLINLWEGDSEKDKDGSAETKPTQVDTSRSYYMW; from the coding sequence ATGGCAAAGGTTAGAGTTGTTTTAACTGTGTGCCAGTTGGTGCTAGAATTGTTAATGAATTCATTAACTGAGTCTTCCATACAGAGCAGCGAGTGTCCACAGCTTTGTGTCTGTGAAATCAGGCCCTGGTTTACACCACAGTCAACCTACAGGGAAGCCACCACAGTTGACTGCAACGACCTCCGGTTaacaaaaatccccagcaaCCTCTCCAGTGACACTCAAGTCCTTCTGTTACAAAGCAACAACATTGCAAAGACCACAGACGAACTCCAACAGCTCTTTAATTTAACAGAATTGGATTTTTCACAAAATAACTTCACAAGTATCAGAGATGTGGGGCTCTCCAACCTCACTCAGCTTACAACTTTGCACCTGGAGGAGAACCAGATCACAGAGATGACTGACTACTGCCTGCAAGACCTCTGCAATCTGCAGGAGCTCTACATAAATCACAACCAGatcagcagcatttctgcaaaCGCATTCTCTGGCCTGAAAAATCTTCTGAGATTACACCTCAACTCCAACAAATTAAAGGTTATTGACAGCCGTTGGTTTGATTCTACTCCCAACTTAGAGATTCTCATGATTGGAGAAAACCCAGTGATTGGAATACTTGATATGAATTTCAAACCACTCTCAAACTTAAGGAGTCTAGTTTTGGCAGGTATGTACCTCACAGACATTCCTGGCAATGCATTGGTAGGCTTGGATAGTCTGGAAAGTCTTTCTTTTTATGACAACAAGTTGGTGAAAGTTCCTCAGCTTGCACTTGAGAAAGTTCCCAATTTAAAATTCCTGGATCTCAACAAAAATCCAATTCATAAAATTCAAGAAGGGGATTTTAAAAACATGCTCAGATTGAAAGAGCTTGGGATCAACAACATGGGAGAACTCGTGTCTGTCGATAGGTACGCACTGGACAACCTGCCTGAGCTCACAAAGCTGGAAGCCACCAACAACCCAAAGCTGTCTTACATCCATCGCCTGGCGTTCCGCAACGTCCCTGCCCTGGAGAGCCTGATGCTCAACAACAATGCCTTGAATGCAGTCTACCAAAAGACAGTGGAGTCCCTCCCAAACCTGCGTGAGATCAGCATCCACAGCAACCCGCTCAGGTGCGACTGCGTCATCCACTGGATCAACTCCAACAAAACCAACATCCGCTTCATGGAGCCTCTCTCCATGTTCTGTGCTATGCCTCCAGAATACCGGGGGCAGCAGGTGAAGGAAGTGCTGATACAGGATTCAAACGAACAATGTCTTCCAATGATCTCTCACGAGACCTTTCCCAATCACTTAAACCTGGACATCGGCATGACGGTGTTTTTAGATTGCCGGGCCATGGCAGAACCTGAGCCAGAAATCTACTGGGTCACCCCTCTGGGCAATAAAGTCACCGTGGAAAGCCTCTCTGACAAATACAAGCTGAGCAGTGAGGGCACCTTGGAAATCTCCAACATCCAGGTTGAGGACTCCGGGAGATACACCTGCGTCGCTCAAAACATAGAAGGGGCTGACACGAGGGTCGCCACCATCCGGGTGAACGGGACGCTCCTGGATGGCACCCAGGTTCTGAAGATCTACGTTAAACAAGCCGAGTCCCATTCCATCCTGGTTTCTTGGAAAGTCAACTCCAACGTCATGACATCCAATTTAAAATGGTCATCAGCCACGATGAAGATTGACAACCCTCACATCACCTACACCGCCAGGGTCCCGGTGGATGTCCACGAATACAACCTCACACATTTACAACCCTCTACAGATTATGAAGTGTGTCTGACAGTGTCCAACATCCATCAGCAAACGCAGAGATCCTGTGTCAACGTCACAACCAAAAACGCGGCTTTTGCGCTGGATATTTCCGACCAGGAAACCAGCACGGCCCTGGCAGCGGTGATGGGATCCATGTTTGCTGTCATCAGCCTCGCCTCCGTCTCTGTTTATATCGCAAAAAGGTTTAAGAGGAAAAACTACCACCACTCATTGAAAAAATATATGCAAAAGACCTCTTCAATCCCCCTGAACGAGCTCTACCCTCCACTTATTAATCTCTGGGAAGGTGACAGTGAAAAAGACAAGGATGGCTCTGCAGAGACCAAGCCGACCCAAGTCGACACATCCAGAAGCTATTACATGTGGTAA